One window of Syngnathus acus chromosome 16, fSynAcu1.2, whole genome shotgun sequence genomic DNA carries:
- the ube2s gene encoding ubiquitin-conjugating enzyme E2 S: MNSNVENLPPHVLRLVYKEVSALAADPPEGIKIYPSDEDITELHTAIEGPEGTPFAGGVFRMRLVLGKDFPAVPPKGYFLTKIFHPNVGHKGEICVNVLKRDWKAELGLRHVLLTIKCLLIHPNPESALNEEAGRLLLEDYTEYEARARLLTEIHAMTGPGGSSGASQDPIDGPQPKKHAGDLGKWAGVSSAAVPAALGNGASGPSTTASGSSSSAMNSIAVKKKADKKRALRRL; the protein is encoded by the exons ATG AACTCCAATGTGGAGAATTTGCCCCCTCATGTTCTTCGCTTGGTGTACAAAGAAGTATCAGCATTAGCCGCGGACCCTCCAGAGGGTATCAAGATCTACCCCAGTGATGAAGACATAACAGAACTGCACACTGCCATAGAAGGCCCCG AGGGAACCCCATTTGCCGGCGGCGTGTTCCGAATGCGGCTGGTCCTCGGCAAGGACTTCCCTGCTGTTCCACCCAAGGGGTATTTCCTGACCAAAATTTTCCACCCCAACGTGGGCCACAAAGGCGAGATCTGTGTCAACGTCCTCAAGAGGGACTGGAAGGCAGAACTCGGCCTCAGACACGTCTTACTC ACAATCAAGTGTCTCCTCATCCACCCAAACCCCGAGTCGGCTCTCAACGAGGAGGCGGGCCGCCTGCTCCTGGAGGACTACACAGAATACGAGGCACGAGCCCGCCTCCTCACCGAAATCCACGCCATGACGGGGCCCGGCGGCTCCTCGGGAGCCTCGCAGGACCCCATCGACGGGCCGCAGCCCAAGAAGCACGCGGGAGACCTTGGCAAGTGGGCGGGAGTCAGCTCGGCGGCCGTGCCCGCCGCTCTCGGAAATGGCGCCAGTGGACCCAGCACGACCGCTAGCGGCAGCAGTAGTAGCGCCATGAATAGCATAGCAGTGAAAAAGAAAGCCGATAAAAAGCGTGCATTGAGGCGACTTTAA
- the josd2 gene encoding josephin-2: MSEGEVFHEKQRLELCAIHALNNVLQERVFTKETADEICKRLAPQCVVNPHRSVFGTGNYDVNVIMAALQSRELAAVWWDKRRTVQSLCIAKVQGFILNVPSCVSLGILSLPLLKRRHWLAVRQVNGQYFNLDSKLKSPVCIGGEKELQTFLSEQLSQDVAEMLLVVTREVEEDGSWLNPDPAGDGANSAA; the protein is encoded by the exons ATGAGCGAAGGGGAAGTGTTCCACGAGAAGCAGCGTCTGGAGTTGTGCGCCATCCACGCGCTCAACAACGTGCTGCAGGAAAGGGTGTTTACAAAGGAGACAGCCGACGAGATCTGCAAACG GTTGGCTCCACAATGTGTGGTCAACCCACATCGCTCCGTGTTCGGCACGGGCAACTATGACGTCAACGTCATCATGGCGGCCCTACAGAGCAGGGAGCTGGCAGCTGTGTGGTGGGATAAACGCAG GACGGTTCAGAGCTTGTGCATCGCCAAGGTTCAGGGCTTCATCCTGAATGTCCCTTCGTGTGTCTCACTGGGGATCCTGTCCCTGCCGCTGCTGAAGCGGCGCCACTGGCTCGCCGTACGCCAAGTCAACGGGCAGTACTTCAACCTGGACTCCAAGCTGAAGAGTCCCGTGTGCATCGGAGGGGAAAAGGAACTACA GACTTTTCTCAGCGAGCAGCTTTCTCAAGACGTGGCGGAGATGCTGCTGGTGGTGACgcgggaggtggaggaggatggCTCCTGGCTGAACCCCGACCCCGCCGGTGACGGTGCGAACAGTGCGGCGTGA